The following coding sequences lie in one Spinacia oleracea cultivar Varoflay chromosome 1, BTI_SOV_V1, whole genome shotgun sequence genomic window:
- the LOC110803410 gene encoding DNA-directed RNA polymerases I, II, and III subunit RPABC5, whose protein sequence is MIIPVRCFTCGKVIGNKWDTYLDLLQADYTEGDALDALGLVRYCCRRMLMTHVDLIEKLLNYNTLDKSDTS, encoded by the exons ATGATTATTCCAGTTCGTTGCTTCACCTGCGGCAAG GTTATCGGAAACAAATGGGACACTTACCTTGATCTTCTTCAAGCTGATTACACTGAAGG GGATGCCCTCGATGCATTGGGGCTGGTCCGCTATTGCTGCAGGAGGATGCTTATGACCCATGTTGACTTGATTGAGAAGCTCCTGAACTACAACA CTCTTGACAAGTCTGATACTAGCTGA
- the LOC110803387 gene encoding ethylene-responsive transcription factor-like protein At4g13040 isoform X2: protein MVSLRRRKLLGFSTGVQQNPGSVHPVLLDDLNFPAEDCSWQHSDQVSGPSEEEICPVKVTDSSPSKDKDEHNQPSVCGSTSSKDMDSPPIKELEVKRRKQHRRRGVNSEENSVMRGVYYKNMKWQAAIKVDKKQIHLGTVSSQQEAAHLYDRAAFMCGREPNFELEEEVKQQLKKLKWDEFLSMTRSAITNKRTRRGHSTRKVAPSLHNSDGEGEQGTEGS from the exons ATGGTGAGTTTACGAAGGCGAAAGCTTTTGGGGTTTTCTACTG GTGTACAACAGAATCCTGGCAGTGTACATCCTGTTCTTTTAGATGATCTGAATTTTCCTGCTGAGGAT TGTAGTTGGCAACATTCTGACCAGGTGAGTGGTCCATCGGAAGAAGAAATTTGCCCGGTAAAAGTCACTGATTCGAGCCCTTCGAAAGATAAAGATGAGCATAACCAACCAAGTGTTTGTGGTTCAACTTCATCAAAAGATATGGATAGTCCGCCCATCAAAG AGCTAGAGGTGAAGCGCAGAAAGCAACACCGGAGAAGGGGAGTAAATAGTGAAGAGAATTCTGTGATGAGAGGTGTTTACTACAAGAATATGAAATGGCAAGCAGCGATAAAGGTTGACAAAAAACAAATTCATCTAGGGACTGTCAGCTCACAACAGGAAGCTGCACATTTATATGACAG AGCTGCATTTATGTGTGGGAGAGAGCCTAATTTCGAGCTTGAAGAGGAGGTGAAGCAACAACTTAAGAAGCTAAAATGGGACGAATTTTTGTCAATGACACGCTCTGCTATAACTAACAAAA GAACAAGAAGAGGGCACAGCACAAGGAAAGTGGCGCCTTCGTTACATAATTCTGATGGTGAAGGTGAACAAGGAACAGAGGGTTCCTAG
- the LOC110803399 gene encoding protein-S-isoprenylcysteine O-methyltransferase B: MPIMDMFYNTAGRQLSEMFLAICFFHTSEYFLAVTIHGKKNVTLNSLLISKHYVLAMLFSLLEYLVEYLFFPGLKEYSWLSNLGLALVLIGEIIRKMAILTAGRAFTHLIKIHHEEHHNLVTDGIYSFVRHPGYCGFLIWSVGTQIILINPISTVAFALVVWRFFAGRIPYEENYLRRFFGNEYGRYAQRVPSGIPFVK; encoded by the coding sequence ATGCCAATCATGGATATGTTCTACAATACTGCTGGCAGGCAGTTATCAGAAATGTTTTTAGCTATCTGCTTCTTTCACACTTCTGAATATTTTCTAGCCGTCACTATTCATGGGAAAAAGAATGTGACCCTCAATTCTCTCTTGATAAGCAAGCACTATGTACTTGCCATGCTTTTCTCGCTGCTGGAATACTTGGTCGAATATTTATTCTTTCCTGGGTTAAAGGAGTATTCATGGTTAAGCAATTTGGGTCTCGCATTGGTTTTGATTGGCGAAATTATACGAAAAATGGCGATCCTGACAGCTGGAAGGGCCTTCACACATCTCATTAAAATACACCATGAAGAGCATCATAATCTGGTAACCGATGGTATCTATAGTTTTGTCCGGCATCCTGGATATTGTGGCTTTCTTATTTGGTCAGTGGGTACTCAGATTATTCTCATCAACCCCATATCAACAGTTGCATTTGCCTTAGTAGTTTGGCGTTTCTTTGCTGGACGGATACCATATGAAGAGAATTACTTGAGGCGCTTTTTTGGTAATGAATATGGACGTTATGCACAGAGGGTACCTTCAGGCATACCGTTTGTGAAATAG
- the LOC110802926 gene encoding protein DMP7, with product MDIKIESEDIEEQQTQPLIENEQQQPRKQPKTRTQKAIRKTFKGTSHLSSLLPSGSVLIFEMFSPILTNQGQCVTFQAQLITLCLITFVSLSCILMCFTDSIRDERGKVRYGIATFRGIWIVDGSVKLSPEEAAKYRIGVIDFLHALMGVLVFMAVAFLDQNVVKCLFPLPSQETKERLVMFPIGVGVVCGFLFICFPSKRNSVVSPLSKT from the coding sequence ATGGATATCAAGATTGAAAGTGAAGATATTGAAGAACAACAAACACAACCTCTTATAGAAAACGAACAACAACAACCTAGAAAACAACCGAAAACTCGAACCCAAAAGGCCATAAGAAAAACATTCAAAGGCACATCCCATTTATCAAGCCTCCTTCCCTCAGGTTCAGTCCTAATATTTGAGATGTTTTCACCCATTCTAACAAACCAGGGCCAATGTGTAACATTCCAAGCACAACTCATCACATTATGCCTCATAACATTCGTTAGTTTATCATGCATTCTCATGTGTTTCACAGATAGTATTAGAGACGAAAGAGGTAAAGTTCGATACGGGATTGCAACGTTTCGAGGGATATGGATTGTTGATGGTTCTGTAAAACTTAGCCCTGAAGAAGCTGCCAAGTATCGAATCGGGGTTATTGACTTCCTTCATGCGTTGATGGGGGTGTTGGTGTTTATGGCGGTTGCTTTTTTGGATCAAAACGTTGTTAAATGTTTGTTTCCATTGCCATCTCAAGAAACCAAGGAGAGACTTGTTATGTTTCCTATTGGAGTTGGTGTTGTTTGTggtttcttgtttatttgttttcctAGCAAACGTAATAGCGTTGTATCTCCTCTTTCTAAAACCTAA
- the LOC110803387 gene encoding ethylene-responsive transcription factor-like protein At4g13040 isoform X1, protein MQSRLCSWFVLCHIAGVQQNPGSVHPVLLDDLNFPAEDCSWQHSDQVSGPSEEEICPVKVTDSSPSKDKDEHNQPSVCGSTSSKDMDSPPIKELEVKRRKQHRRRGVNSEENSVMRGVYYKNMKWQAAIKVDKKQIHLGTVSSQQEAAHLYDRAAFMCGREPNFELEEEVKQQLKKLKWDEFLSMTRSAITNKRTRRGHSTRKVAPSLHNSDGEGEQGTEGS, encoded by the exons ATGCAGTCAAGACTTTGCAGTTGGTTTGTGTTGTGTCACATCGCAGGTGTACAACAGAATCCTGGCAGTGTACATCCTGTTCTTTTAGATGATCTGAATTTTCCTGCTGAGGAT TGTAGTTGGCAACATTCTGACCAGGTGAGTGGTCCATCGGAAGAAGAAATTTGCCCGGTAAAAGTCACTGATTCGAGCCCTTCGAAAGATAAAGATGAGCATAACCAACCAAGTGTTTGTGGTTCAACTTCATCAAAAGATATGGATAGTCCGCCCATCAAAG AGCTAGAGGTGAAGCGCAGAAAGCAACACCGGAGAAGGGGAGTAAATAGTGAAGAGAATTCTGTGATGAGAGGTGTTTACTACAAGAATATGAAATGGCAAGCAGCGATAAAGGTTGACAAAAAACAAATTCATCTAGGGACTGTCAGCTCACAACAGGAAGCTGCACATTTATATGACAG AGCTGCATTTATGTGTGGGAGAGAGCCTAATTTCGAGCTTGAAGAGGAGGTGAAGCAACAACTTAAGAAGCTAAAATGGGACGAATTTTTGTCAATGACACGCTCTGCTATAACTAACAAAA GAACAAGAAGAGGGCACAGCACAAGGAAAGTGGCGCCTTCGTTACATAATTCTGATGGTGAAGGTGAACAAGGAACAGAGGGTTCCTAG